One genomic segment of Mycoplasmopsis agalactiae PG2 includes these proteins:
- a CDS encoding biotin/lipoyl-containing protein, protein MFKMQFTDVGEGLHEGIVVDVFVTEGQEVKEGQDLFSVETDKMTTEIPAPVSGKIVKILISAGQEIHVGEEIFHIETN, encoded by the coding sequence ATGTTTAAAATGCAATTTACAGACGTTGGTGAAGGACTTCACGAAGGAATAGTTGTTGACGTTTTTGTTACTGAAGGTCAAGAAGTTAAAGAAGGTCAAGACTTATTCTCAGTTGAAACTGACAAAATGACAACAGAAATTCCTGCTCCAGTTTCAGGTAAAATTGTTAAGATTTTAATTTCTGCTGGTCAAGAAATCCATGTTGGTGAAGAAATCTTCCACATTGAAACAAACTAA
- a CDS encoding glycosyltransferase, protein MRQLYGENSLLGHGMIISKEVYRQTNGFPHILVEDTSMSAEIRALGYDVVYAPNIVCYEDFPNDYIALKKRQCRWTAGNVQYIKKYAKKNRKSNYRWFERIDLVLNHYSLPLIPVFAMIFLINFLIIGFLGFRISPRELIFVIIWISFLIGTLLLSALHLSKSRNILLAIPVFLMTTIVYTAMNISLVVAVINGLFNKKLKFIVTPKESKKIPFKYLLLHSIVPFLFGAAVLVATYFSWGTVVPTLIVSIPCLLFPIVITFSNISLTKKPAKQKPKAKVSAQQK, encoded by the coding sequence ATGCGCCAACTTTATGGAGAAAATTCATTGCTTGGCCATGGTATGATAATTAGCAAAGAAGTTTATCGCCAAACTAATGGATTCCCTCATATCCTAGTTGAGGATACATCTATGAGTGCTGAAATAAGAGCACTTGGTTATGATGTTGTTTATGCGCCCAATATTGTTTGCTATGAAGATTTTCCAAATGATTATATAGCCTTGAAAAAAAGACAATGTAGATGAACTGCAGGTAATGTTCAATATATTAAAAAGTATGCTAAGAAAAATAGGAAATCTAACTATAGATGATTTGAAAGAATTGACTTAGTTCTAAATCACTATTCACTGCCACTCATTCCTGTTTTTGCCATGATTTTCTTAATCAATTTCCTAATTATTGGCTTTTTAGGCTTTAGAATAAGCCCTAGAGAACTAATTTTTGTCATCATATGAATTTCATTTTTAATAGGTACATTATTACTTAGTGCACTGCACTTATCAAAGAGCAGGAACATTTTATTAGCAATACCAGTGTTTTTGATGACCACAATTGTTTATACAGCTATGAATATATCTTTAGTTGTTGCAGTTATTAATGGTTTATTTAATAAAAAACTTAAGTTTATTGTTACACCAAAAGAATCTAAAAAAATTCCTTTTAAATACCTACTTCTTCATTCAATAGTTCCTTTCTTATTTGGAGCAGCCGTTTTAGTTGCTACATACTTTTCATGAGGAACAGTTGTGCCAACTTTAATTGTTTCAATTCCTTGTTTACTATTCCCTATTGTTATAACTTTTTCAAATATCTCATTAACCAAAAAGCCTGCAAAACAGAAACCAAAGGCAAAAGTAAGTGCACAACAAAAATAA
- a CDS encoding phosphotransferase, translating into MNEYEFLESRIEKDLLNKLSNIKFYYKGFHNYTFKVDYEGKTCQLRVPITNLVDHQVESLFMDKLPGVYYYKKGVLVRKWFEGKTLEKVNLTLKVQKAVIDKIKEFHKIEIDLPAIDLFYYGKGSKKYQTYVEKYNNDAPLVTCHCDLNLKNILINEKNEVELIDFEWVRKANPLFDVMSLIHMNFDSNLVKKEFKISQNKYKEALYVCNEFSRMSYEHIYKDLLLDENKTQLHEGYTNLSYVKNDLFIQKKQKNGFNHLNKLEKFSNLGITENVIYEDDEVIVRHFINKIPIDFQNSHIRLKIAQKLATLHSSKIKLIKNQIAKRINFYYKANKDHELFNKTFSTEVKSKILEAAKLLKNEIPSHNDLNRENILLANNNEIMFIDFEYSSQNSKYFDIAYHCSDLDYSVDDEKMFINEYLKHTKFDFDYDDYYATKAIVCLYGISWSLTYNPDFDFAWLVKHVLNNINYIDKFLQKHCKTGK; encoded by the coding sequence ATGAATGAATATGAGTTTTTAGAATCTAGAATTGAAAAGGATTTACTTAACAAACTTTCTAACATAAAGTTTTATTACAAAGGCTTTCATAATTACACTTTTAAGGTTGATTATGAGGGCAAAACATGCCAATTAAGAGTTCCTATTACTAATTTAGTAGATCATCAGGTTGAATCATTATTTATGGATAAGTTGCCTGGCGTTTATTACTATAAAAAAGGCGTATTAGTCAGAAAATGATTTGAAGGGAAAACATTAGAGAAGGTCAATTTAACCCTAAAAGTACAAAAGGCTGTTATAGACAAAATTAAAGAGTTTCATAAAATTGAAATAGATCTTCCTGCAATTGACCTTTTTTACTATGGAAAAGGAAGCAAAAAGTATCAGACATATGTAGAAAAATACAATAATGATGCTCCTTTAGTTACCTGTCACTGTGATTTAAACCTCAAAAACATTTTAATAAATGAAAAAAATGAAGTTGAGCTAATTGATTTTGAGTGAGTTAGAAAAGCAAACCCACTTTTTGATGTTATGTCATTGATTCATATGAATTTTGACTCAAACTTAGTAAAAAAAGAGTTTAAAATTTCCCAAAATAAGTATAAAGAAGCCTTATATGTATGTAATGAATTTTCAAGAATGTCTTATGAACATATTTATAAAGATCTTTTACTAGATGAAAATAAAACTCAATTACATGAAGGATATACAAACTTATCCTATGTTAAAAATGATTTATTTATTCAAAAAAAACAAAAAAATGGTTTTAATCATTTAAATAAATTAGAAAAATTTAGCAATCTTGGCATAACTGAAAATGTTATATATGAAGATGATGAAGTTATTGTCAGACATTTTATTAATAAAATCCCAATTGACTTTCAAAACAGCCATATTCGGCTAAAAATTGCTCAAAAACTTGCCACACTTCATAGTTCAAAAATCAAACTTATTAAAAATCAAATTGCTAAAAGAATTAATTTTTATTACAAAGCAAATAAAGACCACGAACTGTTTAATAAAACATTTAGTACTGAAGTAAAAAGTAAGATCCTAGAAGCAGCTAAATTACTAAAAAATGAAATTCCAAGCCACAATGATTTAAATCGTGAAAATATTTTATTGGCAAATAACAATGAAATAATGTTTATCGATTTTGAATATTCATCACAAAACTCAAAATACTTTGATATTGCCTATCACTGCAGCGACCTTGATTATTCTGTTGATGATGAAAAAATGTTTATTAATGAATATTTAAAACACACAAAATTTGATTTTGACTATGATGATTATTATGCTACTAAAGCAATAGTGTGTTTATACGGCATAAGTTGGTCTTTAACTTACAATCCTGATTTTGACTTTGCTTGATTAGTCAAGCATGTTTTAAACAACATAAATTATATTGATAAATTTTTACAAAAGCACTGTAAAACAGGCAAATAA
- the argS gene encoding arginine--tRNA ligase translates to MNKLDLKEKLESKLKEIASSLGITRSVFLTESKKHGDLTTNMALGNLNTNPMELANQIVSMINLEEFGIKNISVANPGFINFSIGDDYLVSCVNQILKLDKNYGKGNKVGKVNVEFISANPTGFLHVGHARNAAVGSTIANILEFAGYSVVREYYINDAGNQINVLANSLWSRYKQIFYSDYSMPEESYKGEDIVWGAQKFYAKYGDKFKNYELDNELLELVKNEAISIFMTKIQEDLANFGVWFDNYFSEKSLYENDEVKIKETIKNLKNAYENDGALWLKTTIHGDDKDRVLVKSDGSYTYFLPDIVYHQDKYKRMGADATIINVWGADHSGYVKRMQCAVKDLGLNEQNLVVLCMQLVRLVKNGEEFKMSKRKGTSFFLNEFVKMVGKDSARFLLLDRTLNSKLDFDIDLATSQSNDNPAILVQYANARCHSLIKKANIDSNNLYATSFDKQSDNSLITTLLEFPSVVEKSADKYATHLLTQYLVKLAKEFNSWYTNSPKLIGSENEISKIALVKAVSITIENGLKLLEVSAPVSM, encoded by the coding sequence ATGAATAAGTTAGATCTAAAAGAAAAATTAGAAAGCAAACTTAAAGAAATTGCATCATCTTTAGGCATTACTAGAAGCGTTTTTTTGACTGAATCAAAAAAGCACGGTGATCTTACAACCAATATGGCTTTGGGTAATTTAAATACTAATCCAATGGAGTTAGCTAATCAAATAGTTAGCATGATTAATTTGGAAGAATTTGGCATCAAAAACATTTCAGTCGCTAACCCTGGATTTATAAACTTTAGTATTGGTGATGATTATTTAGTTTCATGCGTTAATCAAATTCTAAAATTAGACAAAAATTATGGCAAAGGGAATAAAGTAGGCAAAGTAAATGTTGAATTTATTTCAGCTAATCCAACAGGATTTTTACATGTTGGCCATGCCCGTAATGCTGCTGTTGGTAGCACAATTGCTAATATTTTAGAATTTGCTGGCTATAGTGTAGTAAGAGAGTATTACATTAATGATGCTGGTAATCAAATTAATGTTTTAGCTAATAGTTTATGATCAAGATACAAGCAAATTTTTTATTCAGATTACTCTATGCCAGAAGAATCATATAAAGGTGAAGATATAGTTTGAGGTGCTCAAAAGTTTTATGCTAAATATGGCGATAAATTTAAAAATTATGAGCTAGATAATGAGTTACTTGAGCTTGTTAAAAATGAAGCAATTAGTATTTTTATGACTAAAATACAGGAAGATTTGGCAAATTTTGGTGTTTGATTTGACAACTATTTTAGCGAGAAGTCTTTGTATGAAAATGATGAAGTCAAAATTAAAGAAACAATTAAAAATTTAAAAAATGCTTATGAAAATGATGGAGCATTGTGGCTAAAAACCACAATTCATGGCGACGATAAAGATAGAGTTTTAGTTAAAAGCGATGGTTCATATACATACTTTTTACCTGATATTGTTTATCATCAAGACAAATATAAAAGAATGGGCGCTGATGCTACTATCATTAATGTCTGAGGCGCTGATCACTCTGGCTATGTAAAAAGAATGCAGTGTGCTGTCAAAGATTTAGGGCTTAATGAACAAAATTTAGTTGTTTTATGCATGCAATTAGTAAGATTAGTTAAAAACGGCGAAGAATTTAAGATGTCTAAAAGAAAAGGAACTAGCTTTTTCTTAAATGAATTTGTTAAAATGGTTGGCAAGGATTCTGCTAGATTTTTACTTTTAGATAGAACACTTAATTCAAAATTAGACTTTGATATAGACCTAGCTACTAGTCAAAGCAATGACAATCCAGCAATTTTAGTTCAGTATGCTAATGCTAGATGTCATTCACTAATTAAAAAGGCAAATATAGATTCAAATAATTTATATGCAACCTCTTTTGATAAACAAAGTGACAATAGCTTAATAACAACATTATTAGAATTTCCATCAGTAGTTGAAAAATCAGCTGATAAATACGCTACGCATTTATTAACTCAATATTTAGTTAAGCTAGCTAAAGAATTTAATTCATGATACACAAACAGTCCTAAACTTATTGGAAGCGAAAATGAAATAAGCAAAATTGCTTTAGTAAAAGCTGTAAGTATAACAATTGAAAACGGGCTAAAACTTTTAGAAGTTTCAGCTCCTGTATCAATGTAA
- a CDS encoding glycosyltransferase, whose product MKKKQNVFIFVIIIWLILCSAIIVPLILKFINLFTVPNNYSLAIKIVIVILLIANALIFCFFWLKSTKDMVFSLTFLFSRKKLAKKFTPIINSSLSDEFKNKRVVLLYCTCDDFHEESLLSSMKQDYYNYETVILDDSKSEEYKKRVDEFAKEHGLRVVRRENKEGFKAGNLNNYLRNNDDYDYFVVLDSDEVLPNDFITQSLKYFQFNNKIGALQAYHINKTKMNGGGTYSNTCSLSHLMFHL is encoded by the coding sequence ATGAAAAAGAAACAAAATGTGTTTATCTTTGTGATAATCATTTGACTTATATTATGTTCGGCAATAATAGTGCCACTAATTCTAAAGTTCATAAATCTATTCACTGTTCCAAATAACTATTCTTTAGCTATTAAAATTGTAATTGTAATATTGCTTATTGCAAATGCGCTTATCTTCTGTTTTTTCTGACTAAAGTCAACAAAAGATATGGTGTTTTCGCTAACTTTTTTATTTTCAAGGAAAAAGCTTGCTAAAAAATTTACGCCAATTATTAACTCAAGCTTAAGTGATGAGTTTAAAAATAAAAGAGTTGTACTGCTTTATTGCACATGTGATGACTTTCATGAAGAATCATTATTAAGTTCAATGAAGCAAGACTATTACAACTATGAAACAGTCATTTTGGATGATAGCAAAAGTGAGGAATACAAAAAAAGAGTTGATGAATTTGCTAAGGAACATGGCCTAAGAGTTGTAAGAAGAGAAAATAAAGAAGGCTTTAAGGCCGGTAATCTAAACAACTATTTAAGAAACAATGATGATTATGACTACTTTGTAGTTTTAGATAGCGATGAAGTGCTTCCAAATGATTTTATTACTCAGTCACTAAAATACTTTCAATTTAATAATAAAATTGGTGCTTTGCAAGCTTATCATATTAATAAAACAAAAATGAATGGGGGGGGAACTTATTCCAATACTTGCTCTCTGTCTCATCTAATGTTTCATCTTTAG
- a CDS encoding AEC family transporter: MDNFIKVITTQGMWGAVISTIVFVAIGFAATRAKIVTKEMNGRMSKLVLNFFLPFMVLTAFMQDASKEDAAAVGIVLVSSLVFYILFTLLSYLLVKFAPRFVTKRINARAEEIYTQNNANTAEGQNTKSLAVIKNEVIDDYKMKLMTSQFMLIYGSLQFFALPLVHSLSDGVIFQPFTKALLQVWCVPYLIGAFGHVPVFFSGQKVTKKTAGKVVKSLALNPTIIALFFSLTLWALQFVPGLDTKFVNVYEVSKDGKGSTFWGAFPTALPAIHKTMQIGTGLVSPISWLVIGGSLATGSIRKAIKDKDVLITSTRRMVTVPLIVLLASYAVFAGFVHGKILTKESAASIGTLFVLLAATPPAGVLSIYSAANDHKYTVYVAQVSSLTTLLALIFLPLWLVISYSTFGPVLGAMLG, from the coding sequence ATGGACAATTTTATAAAAGTAATTACAACGCAGGGAATGTGGGGAGCTGTAATTTCTACCATTGTCTTCGTTGCTATTGGTTTTGCTGCGACAAGGGCAAAAATAGTGACTAAAGAAATGAATGGTAGAATGTCTAAATTGGTTCTCAATTTCTTCCTACCATTTATGGTACTTACCGCATTCATGCAAGATGCTAGCAAAGAGGATGCTGCTGCTGTAGGTATTGTGCTAGTATCAAGTTTAGTTTTCTATATTTTATTTACATTACTGTCATATTTATTAGTTAAATTTGCTCCACGCTTTGTTACAAAAAGAATTAATGCTAGAGCTGAAGAAATTTATACACAAAATAATGCAAATACTGCTGAAGGACAAAATACTAAGTCATTAGCTGTAATTAAAAACGAAGTGATTGACGATTATAAGATGAAACTTATGACTAGTCAATTTATGCTTATTTATGGCTCATTACAATTTTTTGCCCTTCCGTTAGTACACTCGCTTTCGGATGGAGTTATATTCCAACCTTTTACTAAAGCACTTTTACAAGTATGGTGTGTGCCATATCTTATTGGTGCTTTTGGACACGTTCCTGTCTTTTTCTCAGGACAAAAAGTAACTAAGAAAACAGCTGGTAAGGTTGTTAAGTCATTAGCACTTAATCCAACAATTATTGCCCTATTTTTCTCACTAACTTTATGAGCATTGCAATTTGTTCCTGGTTTAGATACTAAATTTGTTAATGTTTATGAAGTATCTAAAGATGGCAAAGGTTCTACTTTCTGAGGAGCATTCCCAACTGCTTTACCTGCTATACATAAAACAATGCAAATTGGTACAGGTTTAGTTTCGCCAATTTCATGATTAGTTATTGGTGGCTCACTTGCAACTGGAAGCATTAGAAAAGCTATTAAAGACAAAGATGTTTTAATTACATCAACACGTAGAATGGTTACAGTACCATTAATTGTTTTATTAGCAAGTTATGCTGTATTTGCTGGATTTGTTCACGGCAAGATTCTTACAAAAGAATCAGCTGCAAGTATAGGAACATTATTTGTTCTTCTAGCAGCTACACCACCAGCTGGAGTTTTATCAATTTATTCAGCTGCTAATGATCATAAATACACTGTCTATGTAGCACAAGTGTCGTCATTAACAACACTTTTGGCCTTAATATTCTTACCACTTTGATTAGTTATTTCATACTCAACATTTGGCCCAGTGTTAGGCGCTATGTTAGGCTAG
- a CDS encoding nitroreductase has protein sequence MDFITKIKNRYSVRSFDPDKKIPEEDYKKIIDVVNSAPTSSNWHSSSVVIIKDKELLEKISEFRPFTKHLKDAQFFMVFIADFNRMNLAQKAFPEYKYNNHSSEAYTIAVGDAFIQSTMAQDAAVELGLSTCFIGGARVMVQFLIDILGIKGQAFPVVGLAVGYEKGKGTVRPKLNRVFEDKYDYERIKQDVSEYDKTLVDFFEKISPDKKAWSYQEATVKSASGYAFDTELIENIWDIKLQK, from the coding sequence GTGGATTTTATTACAAAAATTAAAAACAGATATTCAGTAAGAAGCTTTGATCCAGATAAAAAAATTCCTGAAGAAGACTATAAAAAAATAATTGATGTAGTTAACTCTGCTCCTACATCATCAAACTGACACTCATCTAGTGTTGTCATAATAAAAGACAAAGAATTGTTAGAAAAGATCTCAGAATTTAGACCTTTTACAAAGCATTTAAAAGATGCTCAATTCTTTATGGTTTTTATTGCTGACTTTAACAGAATGAATCTAGCTCAAAAAGCATTTCCTGAATATAAATACAATAATCACTCATCAGAAGCATACACAATAGCTGTTGGGGATGCGTTTATTCAATCTACAATGGCTCAAGATGCTGCTGTTGAATTAGGCCTATCTACCTGTTTTATAGGTGGAGCCAGAGTTATGGTTCAATTCTTAATTGACATATTAGGCATTAAAGGGCAAGCCTTTCCAGTCGTTGGACTTGCAGTTGGCTATGAAAAAGGAAAAGGTACTGTAAGACCTAAATTAAATAGAGTTTTTGAAGATAAATATGATTATGAAAGAATTAAGCAAGATGTATCTGAATATGACAAAACATTAGTTGACTTCTTTGAGAAAATTTCACCTGACAAAAAAGCTTGATCATACCAAGAAGCAACTGTTAAGTCTGCTTCTGGATATGCATTTGATACTGAATTAATTGAAAATATTTGAGATATAAAGTTGCAAAAGTAA
- the lepA gene encoding translation elongation factor 4 has translation MDKSKIRNFSIIAHIDHGKSTLADRILELTNTVAARDLEEQFLDQMDLERERGITIKLNAVQIKYKDYTFHLIDTPGHVDFTYEVSRSLAASEGALLLVDATQGIEAQTLANVYLALENNLEIIPIINKIDLPSANVEKTKEEIENVIGIPADNAVCVSAKTGLNCEKVLDAIVDYVPAPKDADDNKPLKALIFDSYFDEYRGVIMLIRVFQGKLKVGDDFKFMSNNANYHVIELGVRNPKETKKEYLEAGEVGYVAATIRDAKEVHVGDTITLVENPALEPLPGYKRKKPVLFTGFYPIDTRDYAELKKSLDKISLSDSSLTWEQETSKALGFGFRVGFLGMLHMDVIQERLSREYKVGIIATSPSVEYKVVKTNGTFEMISNPSLMPDRTYIDHIEEPYIEATIILPNEYIGNIMDLCQNKRGIYKSLDYIDDSRSRLIYEMPLGEIVFDFFDKMKSLSKGYASFEYDLIGYKTSDLVKVDILLNGDKIDAFSIITHKDSAYEKSRDLTKRLKDAIPRQNFEVPVQATIGGKIIARETIKAFRKDVTHKLHASDISRYKKLLEKQKAGKKKMKMLGSVEVPQEAFLDILKTNVDK, from the coding sequence ATGGACAAGAGCAAGATTAGAAATTTTTCAATAATAGCACACATAGATCATGGTAAAAGTACACTTGCTGACAGAATTTTAGAATTAACAAATACAGTGGCTGCTAGAGATTTAGAGGAGCAGTTTTTAGACCAAATGGATTTAGAAAGAGAAAGAGGAATCACAATTAAGCTTAATGCTGTTCAAATTAAGTATAAGGATTACACTTTCCATCTAATTGATACTCCTGGACATGTCGACTTTACTTATGAAGTTTCTAGATCATTAGCTGCTTCTGAAGGTGCTTTGTTACTAGTTGATGCTACTCAAGGCATTGAAGCTCAGACTCTTGCCAATGTTTATCTAGCTTTAGAAAATAATTTAGAAATTATTCCAATAATTAATAAAATTGATCTCCCTTCTGCTAATGTTGAAAAAACAAAAGAGGAAATTGAAAATGTTATTGGCATTCCAGCTGATAATGCCGTGTGTGTCAGTGCAAAAACTGGGCTAAACTGCGAAAAAGTTTTAGACGCAATAGTTGATTATGTTCCTGCGCCAAAAGATGCTGATGATAATAAACCACTAAAAGCATTGATTTTTGATTCATATTTTGATGAATACCGTGGTGTTATTATGCTTATTAGAGTTTTTCAAGGCAAGCTAAAAGTTGGCGATGATTTTAAGTTTATGTCAAATAATGCTAACTATCATGTTATTGAGCTAGGTGTAAGAAATCCTAAAGAAACTAAAAAAGAATATTTAGAAGCTGGCGAAGTAGGTTATGTTGCTGCCACAATTAGAGATGCTAAAGAAGTACATGTTGGTGATACTATTACTTTAGTTGAAAATCCTGCACTAGAACCTCTACCAGGCTATAAACGTAAAAAGCCTGTGCTTTTTACAGGATTTTATCCTATTGATACAAGAGACTATGCCGAACTTAAAAAGAGCTTAGATAAAATTTCACTAAGCGATAGCTCACTAACTTGAGAGCAAGAAACCTCTAAAGCTCTAGGCTTTGGCTTTAGAGTTGGTTTTCTAGGTATGCTCCATATGGATGTTATTCAAGAGAGACTAAGCAGAGAATACAAAGTGGGAATTATTGCTACTAGTCCTAGTGTTGAATATAAAGTTGTTAAAACTAATGGCACATTTGAAATGATTTCTAACCCATCATTAATGCCAGATAGAACATACATAGATCATATTGAAGAGCCTTATATTGAAGCTACAATAATCTTGCCTAATGAATACATCGGTAACATTATGGACTTGTGCCAAAATAAACGTGGAATTTATAAGTCTTTAGACTACATTGACGATTCTAGAAGCAGATTAATTTATGAAATGCCTTTAGGTGAAATTGTTTTTGATTTCTTTGATAAAATGAAGAGCTTAAGTAAGGGATATGCTTCATTTGAATATGACCTAATAGGCTATAAAACAAGCGATTTAGTAAAAGTAGACATACTATTAAACGGCGACAAAATAGATGCTTTTTCAATCATTACTCATAAAGATTCAGCTTATGAAAAGTCTAGAGATCTAACCAAAAGATTAAAAGATGCTATCCCTAGACAAAATTTTGAAGTGCCTGTGCAAGCTACAATTGGCGGAAAAATTATTGCTCGTGAAACAATTAAAGCTTTTAGAAAAGATGTTACTCACAAATTGCATGCTTCAGACATAAGTAGATACAAAAAGCTTTTGGAAAAACAAAAAGCCGGTAAGAAAAAGATGAAGATGTTAGGCTCAGTAGAAGTGCCTCAAGAAGCATTTTTAGACATTTTAAAAACTAATGTTGATAAATAG
- a CDS encoding lactate/malate family dehydrogenase, producing MKKIIVVGLGNVGFTYINTSVARGLEAEWVLVDKNVQIAEAHAHDFEDMVSLMPRNGSTFRPGTLLEDSKDADVVVITASIPADKTFSDRMALAGANAKLMQSFAKDLDAAGFKGIVVVAANPCDVMAAAVHYGSKIPANRVISAGTNLETGRLKKMLAAKFNTSPDAIRASVLGEHGATAMIAWSTVKVGETTLEGLVESGKITKEDYEEVLKQVIAEAFYIWSRKGNTQFGIATSLFEITKAILDNRRTVMNLGVKIPEGYKHAGIYVSIPVIIGENGYEYLPFKPSLTKEEWAKFEASTEAVAKVHTEILKSIGVDAKFE from the coding sequence ATGAAAAAAATTATTGTAGTTGGACTAGGTAATGTTGGATTTACATACATCAACACATCAGTAGCAAGAGGACTTGAAGCTGAATGAGTTTTAGTTGATAAAAATGTTCAAATTGCTGAAGCACATGCACACGATTTTGAAGATATGGTTTCATTGATGCCAAGAAATGGTTCAACATTTAGACCAGGTACATTATTAGAAGATTCTAAGGATGCAGATGTTGTTGTTATTACAGCATCAATTCCAGCTGACAAGACATTCTCAGATCGTATGGCTTTAGCAGGTGCTAACGCAAAATTAATGCAAAGCTTTGCTAAAGACTTAGATGCTGCTGGTTTTAAAGGTATTGTTGTAGTTGCTGCTAACCCATGTGATGTTATGGCTGCTGCTGTCCACTATGGAAGCAAAATTCCAGCTAACAGAGTTATTTCTGCAGGTACAAACTTAGAAACTGGTAGATTGAAGAAAATGCTTGCCGCAAAATTCAACACATCACCTGATGCAATTAGAGCGTCAGTATTAGGCGAACATGGCGCAACTGCTATGATAGCTTGATCAACAGTCAAAGTTGGCGAAACAACTTTAGAAGGTTTAGTAGAATCTGGCAAGATTACTAAGGAAGACTACGAAGAAGTTCTTAAACAAGTTATTGCTGAAGCATTCTACATTTGATCACGTAAAGGTAATACACAATTTGGTATTGCAACATCATTATTTGAAATTACAAAAGCAATTTTAGATAATAGACGTACTGTGATGAATTTAGGTGTTAAAATCCCCGAAGGTTACAAACATGCAGGTATTTATGTATCAATTCCTGTAATTATTGGTGAAAACGGATATGAATACCTTCCATTTAAACCAAGTTTAACAAAAGAAGAATGAGCAAAATTTGAAGCTTCAACAGAAGCTGTTGCTAAAGTTCACACAGAAATTCTTAAGTCAATCGGTGTTGACGCTAAATTTGAATAA